The Parcubacteria group bacterium genome has a window encoding:
- a CDS encoding sugar transferase, with product MKKSELFFSALQVIADFFLVILGALLAYKLRDTAQIQSLINKEGLYNVSFEQYINFTILIAIVAVVVYAFEGLYNVRSTRRFWQESYSIFKGSTIVVVLVMIGFFLQREWFSSRFIIVAAWGLVILAVSLGRVFLHGVQKYLLVYKGVGVHRVLLVGASEKMKYICRMIRTQKHLGYSIVDHVDYINLPQIKDIYKTQGIDEIIVHESSLPDDLLIKLHDFCEINNITYKHIPSSLQTTRFEMMMFVGEPLIEHLHTPLDGWGKITKRIMDVILSSILIICTSPIMLVVAILIKLENIHAPIVFKNARIGADGKEFNVYKFRYFQWKFCTTKLNPEWKEAMEYEKKLIAEQSIRVGPIYKIKDDPRKSWIGKFLERFSIDEFPQFFNVFFGDMSLVGPRPHQGREVEKYREYHRRLLTIKPGITGMAQISGRSDLNFEDEYRLDVYYIENWSILLDLKIILKTPLAVLRSRNNS from the coding sequence ATGAAAAAATCAGAATTATTCTTCAGTGCGTTGCAGGTGATCGCAGATTTCTTTCTTGTGATCCTTGGTGCGCTGCTGGCATATAAGTTGCGTGATACGGCGCAAATTCAAAGCTTGATCAACAAAGAGGGTCTCTATAATGTTTCATTTGAACAATATATAAATTTTACAATTCTCATCGCGATTGTTGCTGTTGTTGTCTATGCGTTTGAGGGATTGTATAATGTGCGCTCGACACGTCGCTTCTGGCAAGAATCATACTCCATTTTCAAGGGGTCGACGATTGTTGTTGTGTTGGTGATGATCGGTTTCTTTCTACAGCGAGAGTGGTTTTCGTCTCGTTTTATCATTGTTGCCGCGTGGGGATTGGTAATTCTTGCGGTTTCTCTTGGCCGTGTATTTCTGCATGGGGTGCAAAAATATCTTTTGGTGTACAAAGGCGTTGGCGTACATCGCGTTTTACTTGTCGGAGCCAGCGAGAAAATGAAGTATATTTGTCGCATGATCCGTACGCAGAAACATTTGGGTTATAGTATTGTCGATCATGTGGATTATATCAACCTTCCGCAGATCAAGGATATTTACAAAACACAGGGCATTGATGAGATCATCGTGCATGAGTCATCATTGCCGGATGATCTATTGATCAAATTGCACGACTTCTGCGAGATCAATAATATTACGTATAAGCATATCCCGTCATCACTGCAGACGACGCGTTTTGAGATGATGATGTTTGTGGGTGAGCCACTGATCGAGCATTTGCATACGCCGTTGGATGGATGGGGCAAGATCACAAAACGTATTATGGATGTGATTTTGTCGAGTATCTTGATCATATGTACTAGTCCAATCATGCTTGTCGTTGCCATACTTATAAAATTAGAGAATATTCATGCGCCGATCGTATTTAAAAATGCACGCATTGGTGCTGATGGCAAAGAATTCAATGTGTATAAATTTCGTTATTTCCAGTGGAAGTTTTGTACAACAAAATTAAATCCAGAGTGGAAAGAGGCGATGGAGTATGAAAAAAAGTTGATCGCAGAACAATCAATTCGTGTTGGCCCGATTTACAAGATCAAAGACGATCCCAGAAAATCATGGATCGGGAAATTTCTTGAGAGATTTTCCATCGATGAATTCCCACAATTTTTTAATGTGTTTTTTGGTGATATGAGTTTGGTGGGTCCACGACCGCATCAAGGACGAGAAGTGGAAAAATACCGTGAGTATCATCGTCGCCTCCTTACGATCAAGCCGGGAATTACCGGCATGGCGCAGATTTCCGGACGGAGTGATTTGAATTTTGAGGATGAATATCGACTGGATGTCTATTATATTGAAAACTGGTCAATTCTCCTGGATTTAAAGATTATTTTAAAAACGCCACTTGCCGTTTTGCGTTCACGAAACAATTCATAG
- a CDS encoding phage holin family protein, with translation MKFIIKLCAVAAALLLAARYVDGITIENFWPSAVLAAVIFGVLNAVVKPVVKLFALPVSILTLGVFSLVINVVIFWLITFVPGVTISGFMPALWGLIIVSVVAWIVDLIFSNKDNS, from the coding sequence ATGAAGTTTATCATAAAATTGTGCGCAGTTGCTGCGGCGCTTCTTCTTGCAGCGCGGTATGTTGATGGTATAACGATCGAAAACTTTTGGCCGTCTGCAGTTCTGGCTGCAGTGATCTTCGGTGTGTTGAACGCAGTGGTGAAGCCTGTAGTAAAATTATTTGCACTGCCGGTATCGATTTTGACATTGGGTGTTTTTTCTCTTGTGATCAATGTGGTGATCTTTTGGTTGATCACATTTGTACCCGGTGTAACAATTAGCGGTTTTATGCCGGCATTATGGGGTTTGATCATTGTGTCTGTTGTTGCATGGATTGTCGATCTGATATTTAGCAATAAAGATAATTCATGA
- a CDS encoding glycosyltransferase has protein sequence MKIALVHDYLVQHGGAEKVLECFCELYPTAPIYTLIYDRDAMGETFAHRKIYTSRLQKIPFAQKKHRIFPLLMPAAIEEFDLSQYDIVLSDSSSFAKGVLTQPKTLHISYVHTPMRYAWDDCQKYTADFGFPKMIERVVPFMMNFVRVWDRVSSDRVDRYIANSTFVSRRIKKYYNKDTIVINPPVDTKNFYIDKSRSHDEYYLMVGRLIAYKRHDIAIEAFNRLGLPLKIIGRGPELANLKKNAGKNIEFLERVNDKELARYYAQAKAFIFPQEEDFGIVAIEAMASGRPIIAYRGGDIVEHLESGKMGIFFDQQTPEALIDAIKKFDVAVFDENIIRQHALRFDREIFKRTIKDYIDKEYTNHMRDREYLSVKSFHGIQ, from the coding sequence ATGAAGATCGCATTGGTGCATGATTATCTCGTCCAGCATGGTGGCGCGGAAAAAGTGTTGGAATGTTTTTGTGAGTTGTATCCTACGGCACCCATTTACACACTGATCTATGATCGGGATGCGATGGGTGAGACGTTTGCGCATCGTAAAATCTACACATCACGATTGCAAAAAATACCATTTGCCCAAAAAAAACACCGTATCTTTCCACTTCTTATGCCGGCGGCGATCGAAGAGTTTGATCTGTCGCAATATGATATTGTCCTCTCTGACTCCTCGAGCTTTGCAAAAGGTGTTTTGACACAGCCAAAGACACTTCATATTTCTTATGTGCATACGCCGATGCGTTACGCATGGGATGACTGTCAAAAATACACCGCAGACTTCGGTTTTCCGAAGATGATTGAAAGAGTTGTACCGTTCATGATGAATTTTGTGCGTGTATGGGATCGTGTGAGCAGTGATCGGGTTGATCGATACATTGCCAATTCCACGTTTGTGTCGCGGCGGATCAAAAAATATTATAATAAGGATACAATTGTGATCAACCCCCCGGTGGATACAAAGAATTTTTATATTGATAAATCGAGATCACATGATGAATATTATCTGATGGTAGGGAGATTGATCGCATATAAAAGACATGATATCGCGATCGAGGCTTTCAATCGCTTAGGTTTGCCGCTCAAAATTATCGGACGTGGACCGGAATTGGCAAATTTAAAAAAGAACGCAGGTAAAAATATTGAGTTTTTGGAACGAGTGAATGACAAAGAGCTTGCGCGATATTACGCACAAGCCAAAGCGTTTATTTTCCCCCAAGAAGAGGATTTCGGCATTGTTGCAATTGAGGCGATGGCATCGGGGCGGCCGATCATTGCGTATCGGGGTGGCGATATTGTTGAACATTTGGAGAGCGGTAAAATGGGTATATTTTTTGATCAACAAACGCCGGAAGCATTGATCGATGCGATCAAAAAATTTGATGTAGCTGTCTTTGATGAAAATATCATCCGACAACATGCGTTGCGATTTGACAGAGAGATATTTAAGCGTACAATAAAGGACTACATTGATAAAGAATATACGAATCATATGAGAGATCGAGAATATTTATCTGTAAAATCTTTCCATGGAATTCAATAA
- a CDS encoding glycosyltransferase family 1 protein, which yields MKIGIDARCFAQGKRTGVEEYAQKLLEAIFRNDPHNEYVLFFNALRHKNSDFSWATIFPHVSVVSFAIPNKFLNLSLWLLQYPKIDRLCGGVDLFFMPNSNFISLSRDVPLVLTVHDLSFAHYKRTFSYKRRLWHYFVNPRKLVARATHIMAVSAYTKEDLCKTYGKKKEMVAVSLNGTTSIKGLLNRNDIELIDVKRKYNLPYNFILYFGTIEPRKNIVGLVRAYEIFRKKNPHITPHLVLAGSRGWNMHTIEYAIASSCFSADIHVITDIPEEDKEAFYALATVFVYPSFFEGFGFPPLEAALCKKPIIMSHTTSMPEVVEEGVIMIDPYRTEELVAALHAVFTQKEFTQYSEKSNTATLRHKFSWDRNARDFLRVCYGGGGST from the coding sequence ATGAAAATAGGTATTGATGCGCGATGTTTTGCACAAGGCAAAAGAACCGGTGTAGAGGAATATGCGCAAAAATTATTAGAGGCGATCTTTCGCAATGATCCACATAATGAGTATGTGCTTTTTTTTAATGCTTTGCGACACAAAAACAGTGATTTTTCATGGGCGACAATTTTTCCGCATGTATCTGTCGTATCATTTGCGATTCCCAATAAGTTTCTCAATCTCAGTCTGTGGTTATTGCAGTATCCAAAAATTGATCGTTTGTGCGGTGGCGTGGATTTGTTTTTTATGCCAAACAGTAATTTCATTTCACTGTCACGCGACGTGCCGCTTGTTTTGACGGTGCATGATCTTTCTTTTGCGCATTACAAAAGGACATTTTCATATAAACGCCGTTTGTGGCACTACTTTGTCAATCCGCGAAAACTCGTTGCGCGTGCCACGCACATCATGGCGGTTTCCGCATATACCAAAGAGGATCTCTGTAAAACCTATGGCAAAAAAAAGGAAATGGTCGCCGTTTCGTTAAATGGGACAACATCGATCAAAGGCCTCTTAAATCGCAATGATATCGAACTGATCGATGTAAAAAGAAAATACAATTTGCCATACAATTTCATTTTATATTTTGGTACGATTGAGCCACGCAAGAATATTGTCGGCCTCGTGCGCGCATATGAGATCTTTCGTAAAAAAAATCCGCACATTACACCACATCTCGTGCTTGCAGGTTCGCGCGGATGGAATATGCACACAATTGAATATGCAATTGCATCATCGTGTTTTTCCGCGGATATTCATGTGATCACAGATATTCCGGAAGAGGACAAGGAAGCATTTTATGCACTTGCCACCGTCTTCGTGTACCCGTCATTTTTTGAAGGATTCGGATTTCCGCCGTTGGAAGCGGCTCTGTGCAAAAAACCCATCATCATGTCACATACAACATCAATGCCGGAAGTGGTTGAGGAAGGCGTGATCATGATCGATCCATACCGCACAGAAGAACTTGTTGCGGCACTGCATGCCGTTTTTACGCAAAAAGAATTTACACAGTATAGCGAGAAAAGTAATACCGCTACGCTTAGGCACAAGTTCAGCTGGGATCGTAATGCGCGTGACTTTTTGCGGGTATGTTATGGCGGTGGCGGATCCACATGA
- a CDS encoding glycosyltransferase family 1 protein, translating to MRIGIDARFYGPDSKGLGRYTQKLIAHMEKIDQENDYIIFLRRDNYDTYVPQNSRFRKVLADFQWYSFSEQIFFPFVLYKHRCDLVHFLHFNVPILYVKRLIVTIHDLILLRYPTRKASTRNRLFYWIKFLCYRIVIASAVAKAWKIIAVSQFTKTDICAQYPRTCKKTTVIYEAAEVIDQKLIDYKEFFARYDIMKPYMLYVGNAYPHKNLYNLVDAFALYVKNGGAVSRMVLVGRDDYFYTRLEEHITSHEIENIIILYTIDDAQLHALYRQATMFVFPSLYEGFGLPPLEAQLLKVPVLSSDHPCMKEILSEQGAMFVDASDVPVFAQAMEDIVSDTVQRNRLIVDGYENARKYSWRKMAIQIHNIYTKK from the coding sequence ATGCGAATAGGTATTGATGCACGTTTTTATGGTCCGGACAGTAAGGGTTTGGGACGATATACACAAAAACTCATTGCACACATGGAAAAGATTGATCAGGAAAATGATTATATCATTTTTCTGCGTAGGGATAATTATGACACATATGTGCCTCAAAATTCTCGTTTTCGGAAAGTGCTTGCCGATTTCCAGTGGTATAGTTTTAGTGAGCAAATATTTTTTCCGTTTGTTTTATACAAGCATCGATGCGATCTTGTGCATTTTCTGCATTTTAATGTGCCGATTTTGTATGTGAAGCGGCTGATCGTGACTATCCACGATCTCATTCTTTTGCGCTATCCGACACGTAAAGCATCAACACGAAATAGACTTTTTTATTGGATCAAATTTCTCTGTTATCGTATCGTGATCGCGTCAGCGGTTGCAAAAGCGTGGAAGATCATCGCGGTTTCACAATTTACAAAGACGGATATTTGTGCGCAATATCCGCGGACGTGCAAAAAGACGACAGTGATCTATGAGGCGGCAGAAGTGATCGATCAAAAGTTGATCGATTATAAGGAATTTTTTGCGCGATATGATATAATGAAGCCGTACATGCTGTATGTCGGCAATGCATATCCGCATAAGAATCTCTATAATCTTGTGGATGCGTTTGCTCTGTATGTCAAAAACGGTGGTGCGGTCAGCCGTATGGTTTTGGTTGGACGAGATGATTATTTTTATACGCGACTTGAGGAACATATTACGTCGCACGAGATTGAAAATATCATCATTCTTTATACAATTGATGATGCGCAATTGCATGCGCTCTATCGTCAGGCGACGATGTTCGTTTTTCCGTCATTGTATGAAGGATTTGGTTTGCCGCCACTGGAGGCGCAATTGTTGAAAGTCCCGGTATTATCATCAGATCATCCATGCATGAAAGAAATTCTCTCCGAACAAGGAGCGATGTTTGTGGATGCATCGGATGTACCTGTTTTTGCGCAAGCAATGGAAGACATTGTATCGGATACAGTCCAACGAAATAGACTCATTGTTGACGGCTATGAAAATGCGCGGAAATATTCATGGCGAAAAATGGCGATTCAAATACATAATATATATACAAAAAAATAA
- a CDS encoding DUF4012 domain-containing protein gives MDGVVRTKKYTARAKLSRHFSVGNYGAKSASAQESPAYRVYQLGKPYVAYDDCIGSDVRDGCPMTYDARTMLMKKEGDFVFSGESSLPRDLVDVVDEGKEWVEESDFAYDNTKEQARFRLKDIPVFVHESVLHPRHISFRYAVIMGCAVVSIGFFVFIGTVYAVREHVNDATERAIISIKSAMGSIAQNDFSSSGEELDHAYQDFAFASSEMGKINMLAKYIAQYVPGASRLASGDHIIEAGKFLTHTAKELHSIIPEVITDDHKLVSPDGKHVSFLALYQLLADRMDIARYDLAEAQKHIDQVYIDDVPEKYRDTFVQMKTILPEINTSLRLITESRPTVEDMLGANGPRTYLLLFQNNNEMRATGGFIGSYGIVKINNGRITQMMIDDVYNPDGQLIDRVVPPLPIQKISANWSMHDSNWFPNFPTSAKKTMDFYERSGGATVDGVIAITPELMKKLLEITGPVAVDGYDVTLTSDNFVQILQGEIEDESNYVSKTEESLVKNDNKEEKKEDGDAKITKKEKPKKILSDLMPIMIDRLFDRKSPEHLAVVARVVSESLKERHIMIYMTKPEAQKIIENNGWGGLVVDTSKDYLSVVNTNINGFKTDGVITETISHNAVIDQDGAIVDTVQIKRQHIGGHTGYPWWDAVNADYMRLYVPKGSELISVEGQTREINEERLAYDALGYEHDRDVKEEEQNMHIDEETGTRIYEQSDKTVFANWVYVSPQESVTVTYVYRLPFHVDMAEDEEGKFGSYAVLFQKQSGSVNSSIESTMALDKSFTPVWQAHDQGDDVMRDALTTDRYNGVVFRVE, from the coding sequence ATGGATGGCGTTGTTCGCACAAAAAAATATACTGCACGCGCAAAACTCTCTAGGCATTTTTCTGTGGGAAATTATGGGGCAAAAAGTGCTTCTGCGCAAGAATCTCCTGCGTACCGTGTGTATCAGTTGGGAAAGCCATATGTGGCGTATGATGATTGCATTGGGAGTGATGTGCGCGATGGTTGTCCGATGACATACGATGCACGGACGATGCTTATGAAAAAGGAGGGGGATTTTGTGTTTTCCGGTGAATCGTCTTTACCACGTGATCTTGTTGATGTGGTCGATGAAGGAAAAGAGTGGGTGGAAGAAAGTGACTTTGCATATGATAATACAAAAGAGCAAGCCCGTTTTCGACTGAAAGACATTCCGGTTTTTGTCCATGAAAGCGTTTTACATCCACGGCATATTTCTTTTCGTTACGCAGTAATCATGGGGTGCGCGGTTGTGTCTATAGGATTTTTTGTGTTCATAGGCACAGTGTATGCTGTGAGGGAGCATGTAAATGATGCAACAGAGCGGGCGATCATTTCCATCAAATCGGCGATGGGCAGTATTGCGCAGAATGACTTCTCATCATCCGGAGAAGAATTGGATCACGCATATCAGGATTTTGCATTTGCGTCTTCAGAAATGGGAAAGATCAATATGCTTGCAAAATATATTGCGCAATATGTACCGGGTGCATCACGTTTGGCAAGTGGTGACCATATTATTGAGGCGGGAAAATTTCTGACACATACAGCAAAGGAGTTGCATAGCATCATTCCGGAGGTGATCACCGATGATCATAAGCTTGTATCGCCGGACGGAAAACATGTTTCTTTTTTGGCATTGTATCAACTTTTGGCGGATCGTATGGATATTGCGCGGTATGATCTCGCCGAAGCACAAAAACATATCGATCAAGTATATATTGATGATGTGCCGGAGAAATACAGGGATACTTTTGTGCAGATGAAGACCATTTTACCTGAGATCAACACATCCCTGCGTCTGATCACAGAATCACGTCCCACAGTCGAGGATATGCTGGGTGCCAATGGTCCGCGCACGTATTTGTTGTTGTTTCAAAATAACAATGAAATGCGAGCCACTGGAGGGTTTATCGGCAGTTATGGTATTGTGAAGATCAATAATGGTCGCATCACACAAATGATGATCGATGATGTGTATAATCCCGACGGACAATTGATCGATCGTGTTGTGCCACCGCTACCGATCCAAAAAATATCGGCAAATTGGAGTATGCACGACAGTAATTGGTTTCCGAATTTCCCAACATCGGCAAAAAAAACCATGGATTTTTATGAACGATCCGGCGGTGCAACTGTCGATGGTGTCATTGCCATCACACCGGAACTGATGAAAAAACTTTTGGAAATCACCGGACCGGTCGCAGTGGATGGGTACGATGTGACGTTGACAAGTGATAATTTCGTACAAATATTACAGGGTGAAATCGAAGATGAGAGTAACTATGTGTCAAAGACAGAAGAGTCTCTTGTAAAAAATGATAATAAAGAGGAGAAGAAGGAAGATGGTGATGCAAAAATTACAAAGAAGGAAAAACCAAAAAAGATCCTCTCGGATCTCATGCCGATCATGATCGATCGTCTCTTTGATCGCAAGAGTCCGGAGCATCTCGCTGTGGTTGCACGTGTTGTGTCAGAGAGCCTCAAAGAACGACATATCATGATCTACATGACAAAGCCGGAAGCGCAAAAGATCATAGAAAATAACGGATGGGGTGGATTGGTTGTGGATACGAGCAAGGATTATTTGAGTGTAGTAAATACCAATATCAATGGATTTAAAACAGACGGTGTGATCACAGAAACAATCTCGCACAACGCTGTGATCGATCAAGATGGTGCAATCGTTGATACTGTACAAATCAAACGGCAGCACATCGGCGGACACACGGGATACCCATGGTGGGATGCTGTCAATGCTGATTACATGCGTCTCTATGTGCCGAAGGGTTCAGAGTTGATCTCTGTAGAAGGTCAGACACGAGAAATCAATGAAGAACGGTTGGCATATGATGCATTGGGATATGAGCACGATCGTGATGTGAAAGAAGAAGAACAAAATATGCACATTGATGAGGAAACGGGAACGCGTATTTATGAACAGTCGGACAAAACGGTTTTTGCAAATTGGGTCTATGTTTCACCACAAGAAAGTGTAACGGTCACATATGTATATCGATTACCATTTCATGTTGATATGGCAGAGGATGAGGAAGGAAAGTTTGGTTCATATGCAGTTTTATTTCAGAAGCAATCCGGAAGTGTGAATTCGTCGATTGAGAGCACGATGGCATTGGATAAGAGTTTTACGCCAGTGTGGCAAGCACATGATCAAGGGGATGATGTTATGAGGGATGCATTGACGACTGATCGATATAACGGCGTGGTTTTTCGCGTGGAATAA
- the murJ gene encoding murein biosynthesis integral membrane protein MurJ, translating to MIANFKKTIIKSSRESIAAAAAIVAFFGILSRLLGVVRDRVLAGQFGAGDTLDAYYAAFRLPDLTFELLVVGALAAAFIPIFSKLIAKEDGHDDACIYASGVLTVIVFSVAVLAVVGMVFAPFFIHIMAPGFPADKMADTVRLSRIMFISPIFLSASAVLGGVLVSFRRFLIYSMAPIFYNIGIIIGAVFFTKYIGLIGLAWGVIFGAILHFVIHIVAVRSVHFRFLFFREMPYRNSDVRKTIALMLPRMFSSASNQLSLLLVTFFASTLASGSVTIFTFANNVQSVVLGLIGVPFALAAFPVLSNKFAIGDTEAFTGVLSQTLRRILYYSVPLSMIFFVLREQIVRIVFGTGQFNLENTIFTYQVLGILCISLFAQSVTPLLARGFYAMQDTKTPFYIALASQILNACMIVVLIRDMKIYAIAIAFSITAVINAGLLFAYLHRSINDGEYRDTLRTFMQILIATFVTVVLTFFARNILGYYLPLRYVWGVLGQLVGAGSVGAISYLFVTAVFGVKEFETIRKKIIIRIFGRTQVASEEQNIAR from the coding sequence ATGATCGCCAATTTCAAAAAAACTATCATAAAATCATCACGGGAATCAATTGCCGCAGCTGCAGCAATTGTTGCATTTTTTGGTATCCTCAGTCGACTCTTGGGGGTGGTGCGTGATCGTGTTTTGGCTGGGCAATTTGGTGCCGGGGACACTCTGGACGCATATTATGCGGCATTTCGATTGCCGGACCTCACATTTGAGCTTTTGGTGGTGGGTGCGCTTGCCGCAGCGTTTATTCCAATTTTTAGTAAATTGATCGCTAAAGAAGATGGTCATGACGATGCCTGTATTTATGCAAGTGGCGTTTTGACAGTGATTGTATTTTCCGTAGCCGTGTTGGCCGTAGTGGGCATGGTGTTTGCACCATTTTTTATCCACATCATGGCACCGGGTTTTCCTGCTGACAAAATGGCTGACACTGTCCGTTTGTCGCGTATCATGTTTATCAGTCCGATATTTCTATCGGCAAGCGCTGTTTTAGGAGGGGTTTTGGTATCATTTCGTCGGTTTCTGATCTATTCGATGGCACCGATCTTTTATAACATTGGGATTATCATCGGTGCAGTATTTTTTACGAAATATATTGGTCTGATCGGTCTGGCGTGGGGTGTGATTTTTGGTGCCATTTTGCATTTTGTAATTCATATCGTTGCGGTACGATCTGTACATTTTCGCTTTCTCTTTTTTCGGGAAATGCCGTATCGCAATAGTGATGTGCGCAAAACGATCGCACTTATGTTGCCACGTATGTTTTCAAGCGCCTCCAATCAACTATCGCTTCTTCTTGTGACATTCTTTGCATCGACACTTGCTTCTGGTAGCGTGACGATCTTTACATTTGCCAATAATGTGCAAAGTGTTGTTTTGGGCCTGATCGGTGTGCCATTTGCTCTCGCCGCCTTTCCTGTATTGAGCAATAAGTTTGCTATCGGAGACACGGAAGCGTTTACAGGCGTCTTGTCACAAACACTTCGCAGGATCTTATATTATTCTGTGCCGCTTAGTATGATCTTTTTTGTTTTACGCGAACAGATCGTGAGGATCGTATTTGGTACGGGACAATTCAATTTGGAGAATACGATTTTCACATATCAAGTTTTGGGCATCTTATGTATTAGTCTTTTTGCACAAAGCGTGACGCCTCTTCTTGCACGTGGTTTTTATGCGATGCAAGATACCAAAACACCATTTTATATCGCTCTTGCGAGCCAGATATTAAATGCATGCATGATCGTTGTTTTGATCCGTGACATGAAAATTTATGCGATCGCGATCGCGTTTTCGATCACAGCTGTTATTAATGCGGGATTGCTCTTTGCGTATTTGCATCGGTCGATCAATGATGGGGAATATCGCGATACATTGCGCACGTTTATGCAAATCCTCATCGCGACATTTGTTACTGTTGTTTTAACTTTTTTTGCACGAAATATATTGGGATATTATTTGCCGTTGCGGTATGTGTGGGGTGTTTTGGGGCAATTGGTTGGTGCGGGAAGCGTTGGCGCAATATCTTATCTTTTTGTAACGGCGGTATTTGGTGTCAAAGAATTTGAAACGATCAGAAAAAAGATCATCATTCGCATATTCGGACGTACGCAAGTTGCTTCGGAGGAACAAAATATTGCGCGATAG
- a CDS encoding AEC family transporter: MREVFLIIAPLFFIIFGAAFLRYINFIKEDWSENLNQFVLKIGLPLLIFTSLAKTTFSLSTELRLILINFAFIIFVLILSYGIGHIFRLTQELRDTVIVCLMFSNVAYLGIPLLTSVFDNTILPQLSLIVAVYLFGLFGIGVGYLELTRRTSTTSVVKTIVKILCTNPMLIAVFCGILISVLHLPIPTILNTAFTMLVASVTPVVLIIIGVFIGQSTRGNLRDWYPVAIFSFASLMILPALFYFGLIFFRIAPSEHVLSILESAMPLGVTPFALADQYKLDKNFIARSIVLSTTFAILTLPFWITFLR; encoded by the coding sequence ATGCGTGAAGTATTTTTGATCATTGCGCCGCTATTTTTCATTATTTTTGGTGCGGCGTTCTTACGGTATATCAATTTTATCAAAGAAGATTGGTCCGAAAATCTCAATCAGTTCGTTCTCAAGATCGGCTTGCCCCTTCTCATTTTTACATCCCTTGCAAAAACAACGTTTTCACTCTCCACAGAACTGCGCCTGATCCTTATAAACTTTGCATTTATCATCTTTGTTCTCATTCTTTCCTATGGTATCGGACACATTTTCCGCCTCACACAAGAACTGCGCGATACAGTTATTGTCTGTCTCATGTTTAGCAATGTCGCCTATCTCGGGATTCCCCTCCTCACAAGCGTTTTTGATAACACGATCCTCCCGCAACTCAGCCTGATCGTTGCTGTATATCTTTTTGGATTGTTTGGCATCGGTGTGGGATATTTAGAGCTCACACGCCGAACATCTACTACATCCGTCGTCAAGACCATCGTAAAAATTCTTTGCACAAATCCGATGCTCATCGCCGTATTTTGTGGCATACTCATAAGCGTACTGCATCTCCCCATTCCGACAATTCTCAACACGGCATTTACGATGCTCGTTGCTTCCGTCACGCCGGTTGTCCTGATCATCATCGGTGTATTTATCGGACAATCCACACGCGGCAACCTGCGTGATTGGTATCCTGTTGCCATCTTTTCATTTGCATCACTGATGATCCTTCCGGCATTATTTTATTTTGGTCTGATTTTTTTCCGCATAGCGCCATCAGAACACGTTTTATCGATCCTTGAATCCGCGATGCCACTGGGTGTCACACCGTTTGCTCTCGCCGATCAATATAAATTGGACAAAAATTTCATCGCCCGATCGATCGTATTGAGCACAACATTCGCAATTCTCACATTACCTTTTTGGATCACTTTCTTGCGATAA